One window of the Conexibacter sp. SYSU D00693 genome contains the following:
- a CDS encoding potassium channel family protein — translation MRDFFRQQPSATLLAAQLAGILLYPFMKDNDAGRALFSLFGILILGLVIRIVRSKPGVTHVALVVGTPAAVLLLIQAATRSSELLPYSSALEAILYFYVAGLLIAHLVGDPHVTRDDLFGIGATFTLLAWAFAYAFVVCQAIEPGSFIAATEGEHRTWIELLFLSVTTLTSTGLSDVVPVQPFARGLVMVEQLAGVGFVAVLVSRLVALTVVAREHEHHGR, via the coding sequence GTGCGCGACTTCTTCCGCCAGCAGCCGTCGGCCACGCTCCTGGCCGCCCAGCTGGCCGGGATCCTGCTCTACCCGTTCATGAAGGACAACGACGCCGGGCGGGCGCTGTTCAGCCTGTTCGGGATCCTCATCCTCGGGCTCGTCATCCGGATCGTGCGCAGCAAGCCCGGCGTCACGCACGTCGCGCTGGTGGTGGGCACGCCCGCCGCGGTCCTGCTGCTCATCCAGGCGGCGACGCGCAGCTCCGAGCTGCTCCCCTACTCCTCGGCGCTCGAGGCGATCCTCTACTTCTACGTCGCGGGGCTGCTCATCGCGCACCTGGTCGGCGACCCGCACGTGACGCGCGACGACCTGTTCGGGATCGGCGCGACCTTCACCCTGCTGGCGTGGGCGTTCGCCTACGCGTTCGTCGTCTGCCAGGCGATCGAGCCCGGGAGCTTCATCGCCGCGACCGAGGGCGAGCACCGCACGTGGATCGAGCTGCTGTTCCTCAGCGTCACGACGCTCACGAGCACCGGGTTGAGCGACGTCGTCCCGGTGCAGCCGTTCGCCCGCGGGCTCGTGATGGTCGAGCAGCTCGCGGGCGTCGGCTTCGTCGCGGTGCTCGTGTCGCGGCTCGTCGCGCTGACCGTGGTCGCGCGCGAGCACGAGCACCACGGGCGCTAG
- a CDS encoding SDR family NAD(P)-dependent oxidoreductase, producing the protein MQTKTWFITGASRGLGRLWTEAALERGDQVAATARDAAALQPLAERFGGRVLPLTLDVTDRDAAFAAVQQAVARFGRLDVVLNNAGFGHIGMVEELQPEEVRAQLETNLLGTLWVTQAALPTMREQGHGHLVQVTSEGGVRAFPEFGAYHASKWAVEGLSASLAQEVAAFGIKVTCLEPGPYATGFAESAHLSPRMAQYDGVREALAFEWDLGDPTNTADALLQVVDSEDPPRQVLLGRSFEAIERQHQERLDTWRAWQPVALAAA; encoded by the coding sequence ATGCAGACGAAGACGTGGTTCATCACCGGCGCGTCCCGCGGCCTCGGCCGCCTGTGGACCGAGGCGGCGCTCGAGCGCGGCGACCAGGTCGCGGCCACGGCCCGCGACGCCGCCGCCCTCCAGCCCCTCGCCGAGCGCTTCGGCGGGCGGGTCCTCCCCCTCACCCTCGACGTCACCGACCGCGACGCCGCGTTCGCCGCGGTGCAGCAGGCCGTCGCCCGCTTCGGCCGCCTCGACGTCGTCCTCAACAACGCCGGCTTCGGCCACATCGGCATGGTCGAGGAGCTGCAGCCGGAGGAGGTCCGCGCGCAGCTCGAGACGAACCTGCTCGGGACGCTCTGGGTCACCCAGGCCGCCCTGCCGACCATGCGCGAACAGGGCCACGGCCACCTCGTGCAGGTCACCAGCGAGGGCGGCGTGCGCGCCTTCCCGGAGTTCGGCGCCTACCACGCGTCGAAGTGGGCGGTCGAGGGCCTGAGCGCGTCGCTGGCCCAGGAGGTCGCGGCGTTCGGCATCAAGGTCACCTGCCTGGAGCCCGGCCCCTACGCGACCGGCTTCGCCGAGAGCGCGCACCTGAGCCCGCGCATGGCGCAGTACGACGGCGTCCGCGAGGCGCTGGCCTTCGAGTGGGACCTCGGCGACCCCACGAACACCGCCGACGCGCTGCTGCAGGTCGTCGACAGCGAGGACCCGCCGCGCCAGGTCCTCCTGGGCCGCTCGTTCGAGGCCATCGAGCGCCAGCACCAGGAGCGCCTGGACACCTGGCGCGCGTGGCAGCCGGTGGCGCTGGCGGCGGCCTAG
- a CDS encoding LysR family transcriptional regulator yields MAAEPLPELSLTGLRVVRQVASSGSFSAAADALDYTQSAVSRQVATVEQAVGAPLFERLPRGVRPTPAGELLLRHAEAILDRVGAAQLALAGLRDEVQGRLALGAIPVAMAALVPRAVARLAAQHPGVEVSLSEAGTPALVRRLRAGRLACAVIATGHGLEDPHLDGLETDVLLEGRMFVAVAEGHRLARRATVRPDELEDEPWVTGDLSAAGPQFGAWPASAVPRRTAFATREWSTRLGLVAAGLGVAVVPEVLAPVVPAGIVLLDVDDPGAVRRGALAVTQPDRSPGLAALVRALRAEGGALVSGGPR; encoded by the coding sequence ATGGCTGCCGAACCGCTGCCCGAGCTGTCGCTCACCGGCCTGCGCGTCGTGCGCCAGGTCGCGTCGTCCGGGTCGTTCAGCGCGGCGGCCGACGCGCTGGACTACACGCAGTCCGCGGTCTCGCGGCAGGTCGCGACGGTCGAGCAGGCGGTCGGAGCGCCGCTGTTCGAACGCCTGCCGCGCGGCGTACGGCCCACGCCGGCGGGCGAGCTCCTGCTGCGCCACGCCGAGGCCATCCTCGACCGCGTCGGCGCGGCGCAGCTCGCGCTGGCCGGCCTGCGCGACGAGGTGCAGGGCCGGCTCGCGCTGGGTGCCATCCCGGTCGCGATGGCCGCGCTCGTCCCCCGGGCGGTCGCCCGGCTCGCCGCCCAGCACCCGGGTGTGGAGGTGAGCCTCTCGGAGGCGGGGACGCCCGCCCTCGTGCGCCGGCTGCGCGCCGGACGCCTCGCATGCGCGGTCATCGCGACCGGCCACGGGCTCGAGGACCCCCACCTCGACGGCCTCGAGACCGACGTCCTCCTCGAGGGGCGGATGTTCGTCGCGGTCGCCGAAGGCCACCGCCTGGCCCGGCGCGCGACCGTGCGGCCCGACGAGCTCGAGGACGAGCCGTGGGTCACCGGCGACCTCTCGGCGGCCGGCCCGCAGTTCGGCGCGTGGCCCGCCTCCGCCGTGCCGCGGCGCACCGCCTTCGCCACCCGCGAGTGGTCGACGCGCCTGGGCCTCGTCGCGGCCGGCCTCGGCGTCGCGGTCGTCCCGGAGGTCCTGGCTCCCGTCGTTCCTGCCGGCATCGTCCTGCTCGACGTCGACGACCCCGGCGCGGTGCGTCGCGGCGCGCTCGCCGTGACCCAGCCCGACCGCTCGCCGGGCCTCGCGGCGCTCGTGCGCGCGCTGCGCGCGGAGGGTGGCGCGCTGGTCTCCGGGGGTCCGCGCTAG
- a CDS encoding trans-acting enoyl reductase family protein: MIASQGPIAVYGATGFTGKLVAAELARRGVPAVLCGRSAANLEPLAAQHGFEARAAANTDPAALRAAFEGCAAVISCAGPFLEVGEPVVEAAIDAGCHYVDTTGETPFIQLVLERHGPRAEAQGVTLVPGIGFDYLPGDLIAHLAAEGQERLDELVVAYAVEAFRATRGTTRSALLMLGEGDWRQPLGLTFDFDAPIGRRRMSRYPSGEAVTVPRHTSARTVTTLLTSATVAPHPALERATPLLSAPMALAFRSKRLRALLDKAIDRLPEGPSEESRASVRWTVTAEARPAGRRATVSGPDVYGVTGTITVEAATRLARGEAKKAGGAAPSEAFDPRSFLDALAPAGVTYRAP; this comes from the coding sequence ATGATCGCCTCCCAGGGACCCATCGCCGTCTACGGCGCCACCGGCTTCACCGGCAAGCTCGTCGCCGCCGAGCTCGCCCGGCGCGGCGTGCCCGCGGTGCTGTGCGGGCGCAGTGCGGCGAACCTCGAGCCGCTCGCCGCGCAGCACGGCTTCGAGGCGCGGGCCGCCGCGAACACGGACCCGGCGGCCCTGCGCGCCGCCTTCGAGGGGTGCGCCGCGGTCATCTCCTGCGCAGGGCCGTTCCTCGAGGTCGGCGAGCCCGTGGTCGAGGCGGCGATCGACGCGGGCTGCCACTACGTCGACACGACGGGCGAGACGCCGTTCATCCAGCTCGTCCTCGAGCGCCACGGGCCGCGAGCGGAGGCCCAGGGCGTGACGCTCGTGCCGGGCATCGGCTTCGACTACCTCCCAGGCGACCTCATCGCGCACCTTGCCGCCGAGGGCCAGGAGCGCCTCGACGAGCTCGTCGTCGCCTACGCCGTCGAGGCGTTCCGCGCGACCCGGGGGACGACGCGCAGCGCGCTGCTGATGCTAGGGGAGGGCGACTGGCGCCAGCCGCTCGGCCTGACCTTCGACTTCGACGCGCCCATCGGCCGGCGGCGCATGTCGCGCTACCCCAGCGGCGAAGCGGTCACGGTCCCCCGCCACACGAGCGCCAGGACCGTCACGACGCTGCTGACGAGCGCGACCGTCGCGCCGCATCCCGCCCTCGAGCGCGCGACGCCGCTGCTCTCCGCGCCCATGGCCCTGGCCTTCCGCTCCAAGCGGCTGCGTGCGCTGCTCGACAAGGCCATCGACCGGCTCCCGGAGGGCCCGAGCGAGGAGAGCCGCGCGAGCGTGCGCTGGACCGTGACCGCCGAGGCCCGCCCGGCCGGCCGTCGCGCGACGGTCAGCGGTCCCGACGTCTACGGCGTCACCGGCACGATCACCGTCGAGGCGGCGACCCGCCTCGCGCGCGGGGAGGCCAAGAAGGCCGGCGGCGCCGCGCCCAGCGAGGCGTTCGACCCGCGCAGCTTCCTCGACGCGCTGGCGCCCGCGGGCGTGACGTACCGGGCGCCCTAG
- a CDS encoding multidrug efflux SMR transporter, with translation MTWLALFAAGALEVVWALALKKSHGLTAPAPTAVFVVAAIGSVVLLSLALRSLPVGTAYAIWTGTGAVGTALVAMALLGEPATPSRFAAIGLIGVGIVWLALVTEHGAAA, from the coding sequence ATGACCTGGCTCGCGTTGTTCGCCGCAGGCGCCCTCGAGGTCGTCTGGGCGCTCGCCCTCAAGAAGTCCCACGGCCTGACCGCGCCGGCCCCGACCGCCGTCTTCGTCGTCGCGGCGATCGGCAGCGTCGTCCTGCTCTCGCTGGCCCTGCGCTCCCTGCCCGTCGGCACGGCCTACGCGATCTGGACCGGCACCGGCGCGGTCGGCACCGCGCTCGTGGCGATGGCGCTGCTCGGCGAGCCGGCGACGCCGTCGCGCTTCGCGGCGATCGGGCTCATCGGCGTCGGCATCGTCTGGCTCGCGCTCGTGACCGAGCACGGAGCCGCGGCCTAG
- a CDS encoding dodecin, whose amino-acid sequence MADNVYKSIEVTGTSPSSIDDAISGAIAKASESVRNLDWFEVTQIRGHIEEQKVEHVQVTMKIGFRLE is encoded by the coding sequence ATGGCCGACAACGTCTACAAGTCCATCGAGGTCACCGGCACGTCGCCGTCGTCCATCGACGACGCCATCAGCGGCGCCATCGCCAAGGCCTCCGAGTCCGTGCGCAACCTGGACTGGTTCGAGGTGACCCAGATCCGCGGCCACATCGAGGAGCAGAAGGTCGAGCACGTCCAGGTGACGATGAAGATCGGCTTCCGGCTGGAGTGA
- a CDS encoding RHS repeat-associated core domain-containing protein, with amino-acid sequence MHKRHAVALDIDVRAVVEADLVAVEARLEDARFTQPHPGLAIQAEQESLPGGGHRHGVADDGEPPSGAYRDGSGGGIADRGLQQDNGAVAPVAVATEDDTAVGIDVDRAFGEFEWPEVGGVDLRSDRYAMDPFGEGFDTTNLSAEAKGNPFRFQGHYLDEDTDTYDMQARSYRPLLGRFLTQDRFESPTADQGLQVDPSLNNRYGFAGGNPTTRVELDGHKNGGPSGDGPSTPLGRKPSADERQTRRRSIKHINTSRANAERSIAQENAQIAGGHQPPRRQLLAEEANRFLNAYRRKHDLTTRETENLASVFQTLTGSADADEPGWSRALKSIGITPEVVGTSALPCGFFCGALKSTVGRAATVVRRVLPGRGTTAARGGAAIARYDADFAMRQVFAGRTAKVTEWARFADAQGWQRVQSGAGPLKFRDANGVDRLVIKRGSERTPGSERPDIAIRDAGGTRVDTWGNPVTRRSPGNHTPVEWDLP; translated from the coding sequence GTGCACAAGCGCCATGCGGTCGCCCTCGACATCGATGTTCGGGCTGTCGTGGAGGCGGACCTTGTAGCCGTCGAGGCGCGTCTCGAAGACGCCCGGTTCACCCAGCCACATCCGGGGCTGGCCATCCAAGCCGAGCAGGAGTCGCTGCCCGGCGGTGGTCATCGCCACGGCGTCGCCGACGATGGCGAACCGCCCTCCGGGGCGTACAGGGATGGGTCGGGCGGTGGGATCGCTGACCGAGGCCTGCAGCAGGACAACGGCGCCGTCGCTCCAGTTGCGGTGGCCACTGAAGACGACACGGCCGTCGGCATCGACGTCGATCGGGCCTTCGGCGAGTTCGAGTGGCCCGAAGTCGGCGGCGTCGATCTCCGCAGCGACCGCTACGCGATGGACCCGTTCGGCGAAGGGTTCGACACGACCAACCTGAGCGCCGAGGCCAAGGGCAACCCGTTCCGCTTCCAGGGCCATTACCTGGACGAGGACACCGACACCTACGACATGCAGGCGCGGTCGTACCGACCGCTGCTCGGGCGATTCCTGACCCAGGACCGCTTCGAGTCGCCGACGGCCGACCAAGGCCTGCAGGTAGATCCGTCGCTGAACAACCGCTACGGCTTTGCCGGCGGCAACCCGACGACTCGGGTGGAACTCGACGGCCACAAGAACGGCGGGCCCTCCGGCGATGGCCCAAGCACGCCGCTGGGCCGCAAGCCGAGCGCCGACGAGCGACAGACTCGTCGCCGGTCGATCAAGCACATCAACACATCGCGCGCCAACGCTGAGAGGAGCATCGCCCAGGAGAACGCCCAAATCGCCGGCGGCCATCAGCCGCCGAGGCGCCAACTGCTAGCCGAGGAAGCAAACAGGTTCCTCAACGCCTACCGCCGCAAGCACGACCTGACCACTCGCGAGACCGAGAATCTGGCCAGCGTGTTTCAGACGCTGACCGGGTCGGCTGATGCCGATGAGCCGGGGTGGTCGCGAGCGCTTAAGTCCATCGGCATCACTCCTGAGGTGGTCGGTACGTCGGCTTTGCCATGCGGGTTCTTCTGTGGCGCGCTCAAGTCGACAGTCGGACGCGCGGCGACCGTGGTTCGGCGTGTGCTCCCCGGTCGGGGGACCACCGCCGCCAGGGGCGGAGCGGCGATCGCACGATACGACGCAGATTTCGCAATGCGCCAGGTCTTCGCCGGTCGTACGGCCAAGGTCACTGAGTGGGCTAGGTTTGCGGATGCGCAAGGCTGGCAGCGCGTCCAGAGCGGTGCCGGTCCCCTGAAGTTCCGCGACGCCAACGGCGTCGACCGGCTCGTGATCAAGCGTGGTAGCGAGCGCACTCCTGGTAGCGAGCGGCCTGACATCGCTATTCGTGACGCTGGTGGGACCCGGGTCGACACCTGGGGCAACCCGGTAACTCGTCGGAGCCCCGGCAACCACACACCCGTCGAATGGGATCTGCCTTGA
- a CDS encoding DUF2267 domain-containing protein, whose protein sequence is MADAQQFIDAMRESSGAQDPEEALRAGLAVLGERLGGAADELAAQLPSPFDGVTRTASSGAAPRTDDRAMAQALAQRLNVDDAAGLDVLQGTMRAVAIVVEDDALLKRIAAELPASLKPAWDPPADADRFRTAQTDAPGRSLRA, encoded by the coding sequence ATGGCCGACGCACAGCAGTTCATCGACGCGATGCGGGAGAGCTCGGGCGCGCAGGACCCGGAGGAGGCCCTGCGGGCGGGGCTCGCGGTGCTGGGGGAGCGGTTGGGTGGTGCGGCCGACGAGCTGGCCGCGCAGCTGCCGTCGCCGTTCGACGGCGTCACGCGCACGGCGTCCTCGGGTGCGGCGCCGCGGACCGACGACCGGGCGATGGCGCAGGCGCTGGCGCAGCGGCTGAACGTCGACGACGCCGCGGGGCTCGACGTGCTGCAGGGCACGATGCGCGCGGTGGCGATCGTGGTGGAGGACGACGCGCTGCTCAAGCGGATCGCCGCGGAGCTGCCGGCGTCCCTCAAGCCCGCGTGGGACCCGCCCGCCGACGCCGACCGCTTCCGCACGGCGCAGACCGACGCGCCCGGGCGCTCGCTGCGGGCCTAG
- a CDS encoding uracil-DNA glycosylase, which translates to MAAAKPLRELIDRGWAQALAPVEDQVARMGEFLREEVAAGRRFLPAGEHVLRAFQRPLADVKVLIVGQDPYPTPGHAVGLSFSVAPDTRPLPKSLINIFKELQEDVGAPPPANGDLTPWADQGVLLLNRALTVGAGRPNSHQGKGWEAVTEQAIRALAGRGGPLVAILWGRNARNLKPLLGDVPAIESAHPSPLSAKNGFFGSRPFSRANDLLVKQGGAPVDWRLPSAVPQAAGATA; encoded by the coding sequence ATGGCCGCCGCGAAGCCGCTGCGCGAGCTGATCGACCGGGGGTGGGCGCAGGCGCTCGCCCCGGTCGAGGATCAGGTCGCGCGGATGGGCGAGTTCCTGCGCGAGGAGGTCGCCGCGGGGCGGAGGTTCCTCCCAGCGGGCGAGCACGTGCTGCGGGCGTTCCAGCGGCCGCTCGCCGACGTGAAGGTCCTCATCGTCGGCCAGGACCCCTACCCGACGCCGGGCCACGCGGTGGGACTCTCCTTCTCGGTCGCGCCCGACACGCGACCGCTTCCGAAGTCCCTGATCAACATCTTCAAGGAGCTGCAGGAGGACGTCGGCGCCCCGCCGCCCGCCAACGGCGACCTGACGCCGTGGGCCGACCAGGGCGTCCTGCTGCTCAACCGCGCGCTGACCGTGGGCGCCGGCCGCCCGAACTCCCACCAGGGCAAGGGCTGGGAGGCGGTGACCGAGCAGGCGATCCGCGCGCTCGCGGGCCGCGGCGGTCCGCTCGTGGCGATCCTGTGGGGCCGCAACGCGCGCAACCTCAAGCCGCTGCTGGGCGACGTCCCGGCGATCGAGTCCGCGCACCCGAGCCCGCTGTCGGCCAAGAACGGCTTCTTCGGCTCCCGGCCGTTCAGCCGGGCCAACGACCTCCTGGTCAAGCAGGGCGGCGCGCCGGTCGACTGGCGGCTGCCGTCCGCCGTGCCGCAGGCCGCCGGCGCGACCGCCTAG
- a CDS encoding alpha/beta fold hydrolase translates to MATGKATRPTPDPGPFRALVDRFDPDVLHLGGGRARRVRLAVRGREDQDRDAVLDGSGARLALPSGRAEAELTADLATWRRIADDLRAGMLAFRRGKLRVRHDLHLGVGFLAATSGSQEPERLQARLVKTPLGRRISLFEAGPLDGAPVVCLHGLGATKASFLSTLSAMADPGAPAGGFRVRAIDLPGFGDSDKPVGPRARYDARFFAREVVALLDALEVDRAHLVGNSMGGRAALEVGLTFPDRVRRLGLLAPSMAWRRRRPWAPLLRLVRPELGFVQPAPRAVVERIVARVVPESGDGFVEAGVDEFLRAYLTRGGRAAFYTAARAIYLEEPYGEDGFWPRLKDLQPPSLFVWGTQDTLVPIGFARHVTEALPVAEHLELDCGHVPQMERPDQTHRALAKFFRADA, encoded by the coding sequence ATGGCGACCGGGAAGGCGACGAGGCCCACGCCTGATCCCGGCCCGTTCCGGGCCCTCGTCGACCGGTTCGACCCGGACGTCCTGCACCTCGGCGGCGGACGCGCGCGGCGCGTGCGCCTCGCGGTGCGCGGGCGCGAGGACCAGGATCGCGATGCCGTGCTCGACGGGTCGGGCGCGCGCCTCGCGCTGCCCAGCGGACGGGCCGAGGCGGAGCTGACCGCCGACCTCGCGACGTGGCGGAGGATCGCCGACGATCTGCGCGCCGGCATGCTCGCGTTCCGCCGCGGGAAGCTGCGCGTGCGCCACGACCTGCACCTCGGCGTCGGCTTCCTCGCCGCGACGAGCGGGTCGCAGGAGCCCGAGCGGCTGCAGGCGCGGCTGGTCAAGACGCCGTTGGGGCGGCGGATCTCGCTCTTCGAGGCCGGGCCGCTGGACGGGGCGCCCGTCGTCTGCCTCCACGGGCTCGGGGCGACGAAGGCGTCGTTCTTGTCGACGCTCAGCGCGATGGCGGACCCCGGCGCGCCGGCCGGCGGCTTCCGCGTGCGGGCGATCGACCTGCCGGGCTTCGGCGACTCGGACAAGCCGGTCGGCCCCCGGGCCCGCTACGACGCGCGGTTCTTCGCGCGCGAGGTGGTCGCGCTGCTCGACGCGCTCGAGGTCGACCGCGCGCACCTCGTCGGCAACTCGATGGGCGGGCGCGCGGCGCTCGAGGTCGGGCTCACGTTCCCCGACCGGGTGCGCCGGCTCGGGTTGCTGGCGCCGTCGATGGCGTGGCGGCGCCGGCGGCCGTGGGCGCCGCTGCTGCGCCTGGTCCGGCCGGAGCTCGGGTTCGTGCAGCCCGCGCCACGGGCGGTGGTCGAGCGGATCGTCGCGCGGGTCGTCCCCGAGTCCGGCGACGGCTTCGTCGAGGCCGGCGTCGACGAGTTCCTGCGGGCGTACCTGACGCGCGGCGGCCGGGCCGCCTTCTACACCGCGGCGCGCGCGATCTACCTCGAGGAGCCCTACGGCGAGGACGGCTTCTGGCCCCGCCTGAAGGACCTGCAGCCGCCGTCGCTGTTCGTGTGGGGCACGCAGGACACGCTCGTGCCGATCGGCTTCGCGCGCCACGTGACCGAGGCGCTGCCGGTCGCCGAGCACCTCGAGCTCGACTGCGGGCACGTCCCGCAGATGGAGCGCCCGGACCAGACGCACCGGGCGCTGGCGAAGTTCTTCCGCGCCGACGCCTAG
- a CDS encoding AMP-binding protein, giving the protein MSSTGRSRRFERVADVVSTGAQAAKVFAGAGLVTPIRPDRGAKALAAVAKFGQSPAGGYAAAAALEPDRAAIIDERGTLTFAEVEERTTRLANALARRGISEGDGVALMMRNHRGFVETVIALSKLGADGLMLNTAFAGPQLTEVVEREGPEAVIHDAEFTDLLADALQDRTRYVAWTDDDTDTGDVETLEQLIEDGAPTALSKPGRHGRTTILTSGTTGTPKGATRGGPTIGAAVSILSAIPLRARERVFVVAPLFHQWGFAHLLLALLLRSTLVLRRKFKPEETLKVVEEERVACLPMVPVMCRKLLDLDEETRSKYDTSTLRTVPVSGSALPGDLAIDFMDAFGDVLYNLYGSTEVAWAAIASPRDLREAPGTAGPPPHGTKLEILGDDDQPLPPGETGRIFVGNDMLFEGYTGGGSKDVVRGLMATGDVGHLDEEGRLFVEGRDDDMIVSGGENVFPQEVEDTLARHEAVADVAVVGVEDDEWGQRLKAYVVKEGDVDEKTLKQHVKEQLAGYKVPREIVFLDELPRNPAGKVLKRELDGDREGDEAHA; this is encoded by the coding sequence ATGTCCAGCACGGGTCGCTCGCGGCGCTTCGAACGGGTCGCCGACGTCGTCAGCACCGGCGCGCAGGCCGCGAAGGTCTTCGCGGGCGCCGGACTGGTCACGCCGATCCGCCCGGACCGGGGCGCCAAGGCGCTCGCGGCCGTGGCGAAGTTCGGCCAGTCACCGGCCGGCGGCTACGCGGCCGCGGCGGCGCTGGAGCCCGACCGCGCGGCGATCATCGACGAGCGCGGCACGCTGACCTTCGCCGAGGTCGAGGAGCGCACGACCCGGCTGGCCAACGCGCTGGCCCGGCGCGGCATCAGCGAGGGCGACGGCGTCGCGCTGATGATGCGCAACCACCGCGGCTTCGTCGAGACCGTCATCGCGCTCTCGAAGCTCGGGGCCGACGGGCTCATGCTCAACACCGCCTTCGCCGGACCGCAGCTCACCGAGGTGGTCGAGCGCGAGGGCCCCGAGGCCGTCATCCACGACGCCGAGTTCACCGACCTGCTCGCCGACGCCCTCCAGGACCGCACGCGCTACGTGGCCTGGACCGACGACGACACGGACACCGGCGACGTCGAGACGCTCGAGCAGCTCATCGAGGACGGCGCCCCGACGGCCCTCTCCAAGCCCGGCCGCCATGGCCGCACGACCATCCTCACCTCCGGGACGACCGGCACGCCGAAGGGCGCCACGCGCGGCGGGCCGACGATCGGGGCCGCGGTCTCGATCCTCTCCGCCATCCCCCTGCGCGCCCGCGAGCGCGTCTTCGTCGTCGCCCCGCTCTTCCACCAGTGGGGCTTCGCCCACCTGCTGCTCGCGCTGCTGCTGCGCTCCACGCTGGTGCTGCGGCGCAAGTTCAAGCCCGAGGAGACGCTGAAGGTCGTCGAGGAGGAGCGCGTGGCGTGCCTCCCGATGGTCCCGGTGATGTGCCGCAAGCTGCTCGACCTCGACGAGGAGACGCGCTCGAAGTACGACACGAGCACGCTGCGCACGGTCCCGGTGAGTGGCTCGGCCCTGCCGGGCGACCTCGCGATCGACTTCATGGACGCCTTCGGGGACGTCCTCTACAACCTCTACGGCTCCACCGAGGTCGCCTGGGCGGCGATCGCCTCGCCCAGGGACCTGCGCGAGGCGCCCGGCACCGCCGGCCCGCCGCCCCACGGGACGAAGCTCGAGATCCTCGGCGACGACGACCAGCCGCTGCCGCCCGGCGAGACCGGCCGGATCTTCGTCGGCAACGACATGCTCTTCGAGGGCTACACCGGCGGCGGCTCGAAGGACGTCGTCCGCGGGCTCATGGCCACGGGCGACGTCGGCCACCTCGACGAGGAGGGCCGGCTCTTCGTCGAGGGCCGCGACGACGACATGATCGTCTCGGGCGGCGAGAACGTCTTCCCCCAGGAGGTCGAGGACACGCTGGCCCGCCACGAGGCGGTGGCGGACGTCGCGGTCGTCGGCGTGGAGGACGACGAGTGGGGCCAGCGGCTGAAGGCCTACGTGGTCAAGGAGGGCGACGTCGACGAGAAGACCCTGAAGCAGCACGTCAAGGAGCAGCTCGCCGGCTACAAGGTGCCGCGCGAGATCGTCTTCCTCGACGAGCTGCCGCGCAACCCGGCGGGCAAGGTGCTCAAGCGGGAGCTGGATGGCGACCGGGAAGGCGACGAGGCCCACGCCTGA
- a CDS encoding GPP34 family phosphoprotein — translation MAMATDRLGLHEELLLLVLDDEKGSDSTTYSTADQATAGAILMELAIRDLVRYEDKSLQVLDDASAPEGVLADTLALLRAQDDPKGAKHWVAKLPKELKPLRARAAADLVAHGVLEEDQSKLLGIFSRTRYPTRDPEPERAVRERLRRVLVDGQEPDERDSALVALVYALEREKDVVGREHRKAARKRAKEIAEGDAVGKAVRAAVQQVQGAIIGATIAASASAAVSGGS, via the coding sequence ATGGCGATGGCGACCGACCGGCTGGGCCTCCACGAGGAGCTGCTGCTGCTCGTGCTCGACGACGAGAAGGGCTCGGACTCCACGACGTACAGCACCGCCGACCAGGCGACCGCCGGCGCGATCCTGATGGAGCTCGCGATCCGGGACCTCGTCCGCTACGAGGACAAGTCGTTGCAGGTCCTCGACGACGCGAGCGCGCCGGAGGGCGTGCTGGCCGACACGCTGGCGCTCCTGCGCGCACAGGACGACCCGAAGGGCGCGAAGCACTGGGTCGCCAAGCTGCCCAAGGAGCTCAAGCCGCTGCGGGCGCGTGCCGCGGCGGACCTCGTCGCGCACGGGGTGCTCGAGGAGGACCAGTCGAAGCTGCTGGGGATCTTCAGCCGCACGCGCTACCCGACGCGCGATCCGGAGCCCGAGCGCGCGGTGCGCGAGCGCCTGCGCCGGGTCCTGGTCGACGGGCAGGAGCCCGACGAGCGCGACAGCGCGCTGGTCGCGCTGGTCTACGCCCTCGAGCGCGAGAAGGACGTGGTCGGGCGCGAGCACCGCAAGGCCGCGCGCAAGCGGGCCAAGGAGATCGCCGAGGGCGACGCCGTCGGCAAGGCGGTGCGCGCGGCGGTCCAGCAGGTGCAGGGCGCCATCATCGGCGCGACGATCGCCGCGAGCGCCAGCGCCGCCGTCTCCGGCGGAAGTTGA